The DNA region GATGTAGATACTTCATCAAACAGAATCCTAACAGATGTCTTGAAGAGAAACAAGCCCACCCGAGCCGACCTTAGACAAAGAAATTCTAAAGAGATTCCCACAGATGACCTCAGTCTCCCCAACTCATTTGATAGCAGCCTATCTGAGGAGGAACAGACGTCTCATAAAGTGGCTTCTTGGCTAGCACATACTCCTACTGTTTATGGGGCTGAGCAAGTGGATGCTAGTGAAGAGCTAGTCCATCCTCGTGAAGAAGTTATGGAAGACATCAATAAGACACTGGTAGATAGGAACTACCAAACTAAAGATTTTTCATCTACACTTCAGAAACTAACAGAAGACGCTTTAGAAGCTCCTAATGTTTCAAAGTCTGAACGTCAAAGGAGTGAGGAAATTTTGAATTCTCCTTTTAAGAAGCCTTACTTGCTGGATGAGAGAAAAAAAATGACTACAATTTTGGTGAACTCTGCAGAAAAGACACATCCAACTTCAGGGTTCTATGATCGAGTGGTACAAGTTAGCAGCAAACAATCCCCTGAGAAAGAAACTAAAATTGCTGTAGATATTCCAGCAGTAACCTTGAAGCAATATCCTAAAGAAGAAATTGAAGAAAGTGTAGAAAGAAGTGTTGCACCTACAAAAACAGAAAATGAATTAAAAATAGTTTTTCAGAAACTGAGGGATGAATATGAATCCAACGAATCGGATGATGAACCTCAAGTAGAAGAATCAAATCATCCAAATGAGGATCAACAATTGGTTGAAACAAAAGAAGTTATAGAGAGGTCCTCTATTCCCAAAGGGAATGACCATCAAGAATTTATATCTGCACTGAGTAGACTGGAAATTGAAGCCTCAACACCAACTGCCATTGAAGAGGAGTATGAGCAACCCGAAAAAGTGTTGACTTTGAACACAGGGAGTCCTGTCAAATCTTCATTTAAAATTGGCTTTGAACATATGATGCCGACCGAACATGATACTCTTGAGACTCCTCAGAAAAACAATGTAGCTTACACAGTCCAGTCATATCCACCCTATTTTGAAGAAGTGGTGGAGAAAACCACAGCTCCAAGTAGAAAAGATGAAGATGATCTCCGTGCTTCACTGAAGAAACTAGAGCAAGAAGTGGCTCTCACTGATCCTAGTGGGGCGCTAGAAGACTCTTATGAAAATACTCAACCGTTACAAAGCACAGGGAACATTACGACTGTACATAGTTTCACAATTCCAAGTTTTGATGCACAAAAAATGCCTTCTCCATCTCGCTCTGTGGAAGATAAATCTAATTTAGATGATCTCTATGCAAACAGAACCAAAAAGTCTACGGAGAATGTTGTGAACGCTTATGTGGACAGGGCAAAAGAGAAGACAAAATATACTTTCCAAGAAAAGCTTCCAGTGGAAGAAGAACCCTTACAAAAGACCATTGTTACAACAGAGGAGAGCAGCGCTGACTACAGGAACCGAATAATGCGTTTAGAGGAGGAAGGGGCAGCTTCTGTCCCAGAAGAACCAGAAGATCTGTCAGAGGGTGAGACGTTCCATGTTTCACCGGCTCCAATGAAAGACGTATTTATTTCAAAGAAAGTGTTTTCTAACAATGAATCCATGCCAGCTGAGCTGCCTCTTCCGCAACCATATGCCTATGATAAAATGGCAAACTCTCCTCAGTCTCCATCTGATCAAACTGGCTCCTTCACAGGAAGCGCAGAAAATGTGCTATGTGAGATTTTTACTATTTATCTATTATCATTATTCTTAGTATTACTTTTAAGAGGTTCTCcaccaaaaacttttttttttttgtgtgtgttgatgtgtgcctCTTCCAAAAACAATGTATATCCATATTCCCTATTGGGGCATATGGATCTCATTAAGGAAGACTGTCAATGATGAAATTAGACATTGGGGAGTAAAGTGGGTGGACTCATCATGCATTACATTTTGAATGACCACATGTATACCATATGTCAAACATGGTGTTTGAAGGAAAATGTATAGTGAAATGCAAACCATTCCGCAAAATCAGATTTGGCTAGCGGTGTGATAAATTGGTGCAGAGAGGGGGTCCTTGGTGGATGGATTGTAGGGCTGGTATTGTGAGGTCCTACAGGTGTGGGGTTGTTCTCAAACATCTCACGTAGTTGTCTGTCAACACATTTATCATAGAGAAAAAAAGGTTTTGGTGTCGAACCTTTTATGTATAAAATATTTAAAGtgtgtttagtttttatttttatctttttcctACAAAAACTAGATAATTTAAACTTTCCCTCAGGCCATGtttccatgtgtaaaaaaaaaaaaaaaaaaaaaaaaaaagtgtatgatGCAGATTCGAAGCGGAATTTGTGTCTTACTCCAGGAATCCTGGGATTCtacacttaaagggaatgtgtcagccaGATTTCACCCCCTCCCCTCCAAACTGTTTATATGCACATGTATCTCTTTCAGACAagcccagcaatacctttacatggccgtccattgctccattactgagaaatctgcCTTTGAATTGATAAGCAAATGAGGCTGAAAGACTATGGTAGATGTAAAGCATGTCACTcccctctattccccacccagtgccactgcctcctgcttgactgacttcTTTTGACTGAAGTCACACAACATAGAGGCTTCTAAGTCAAGCAGGAGGCGGAGGTACTGGGCAAGGGATAGGGCTGAAATGAAGCCTCAGATCTACCATATTTCTTCAGCTCAATTTGCATATCAATTCTTATGCTGATTTTTCAGTAATGAAGACTTACTGGACTTGTTTTTTGAAAGCTAACTAAATTGTTTTGGGGGAGAGATCCTGCTGACTCATATTAAAATCAAAACtgctttatttttacagaagtgtgttTTTTGTAAGCTCCCTATATGGAGCAAACGCACAGTTCAACAGTGTCTTTTTGCATGAACTTTTATTAAATCGCATTCCCTTTGCTTGAACTATTGAAAGCGGCAGGTCTGCAGATTGTCATGTGGGAACATGGCCACAAATTGGAGAAATGTATTGTTTTGCACAAATCGTGTTTTAATAAAATTATAGGAACGCTCCAAGAAAAGTGATATGCTGAGTTGGATGAATGTGACAAATGTGAACTCCTATTTTTGCTTGATTGTGAGAATTGTTTTCCCCTATTTACAATGCTTTGTATGTGATACCGGCAGTTGTACAGTGTTGGTCTCCAATATAAGGTTGTATATAAAAGCTAGTGAAGAGTGGAAACATGATTTCAGCATATGGAAGACAGTAGGTGTAAAATGGTCTATGCTCGATTGGTTAAATTTGTATGTTAcactttttttaggtttttttattttgctgttttattatttttaagatcTAACGTTTTAAAAGTTCTACAAAAGTATACTTattggaattgcacttttgttAAAGTTACTGAAAGGCTAATGGGAGACACAGTATTATAGTTGATAAATGTATAAGATTATATCCAATGCTATTGTTGCTTTATCTGCTGTCTGGCTGCATCAGgggtttttgtttctgttttttctttttaagatGCAAAATCCATAGATATTTGTGACCTAACAATTTGTTTTTCCTAAACACaaacctttttaaagggaatctgagagctgcccgatccacaggcagcatgtatcagacactggttgAAAGATTTCAGCCAGGTATGGTTGACCCAGAAACGCTGTGGcaatttcaaagaaaactatagtcTAAAAGATGCCAAGGACCGAGCCGATCAAGAGCCTAGTTGTACATGCGAGTTCTGGTGGCTTATCCCCACCCGCTGCCCTGGAGTGATGGGTCCCTCCCAGTGAACATGTATAAAGAGAGGCCTGTCATTCGAGGGCTGTGGACAGGAAGAAGCCGCAAGTCCAACTATTCTTTCTGTTTCTGTCCCTGGTGGCTGATACATGATGTCCGTGGATCGGGCAGCATGTCTCCGCTGTCACGTTCCCTTTAGTTTGTGGTCTTTAATCCTTAACTGTTTTAAGAGTTGTCCAGTATTGTGTAAAGAGACTTAAAAGAACACAACAGGAAAAACTTAGACTTTCATATGCCGATGCTCGAATGGACTGTGTAGCTCTTATGAACATATCAATTTATCCGGCTTTTAAAGGATTTGTCCACTACTCGGGCAACCCCCTCTCGATCTGTATTTTTCCCCCTTTTAAAATAACACACATACTGGCCTCCGGTGTTGGTACTGTTTCTCTCGGTTATCTTGTCTGTGTGAAGTCGCGTGAACCCCGCAACCAATCAGCGGCCACTTCACTCTCCCCGACTTTGGACAAATCTTACATCTGGATGAAGTGAGGGCTGCTGCTCTTTTCCTGCAGATGTATGTGATACATCTGAAGGAGGGGAGAATGAAGCAGTCATTGATTGACTGCAGAGTTTGCGTGACGTCACACTGTTAAGCGATCGCTGGGAGAGACAGCGCTGATGCTGCCAGATTGATGCCTGAACTGGAAGTAAGTTTAAGTGGTGTTttaaaagtgggaaatgtgcagatTAAGAAGGGGGTTGTCAGTTGTTGACGACTCCTTTTTTTTATGAAGTTGTGTCAAATTGAAGCTTCAAGAGCGCACCACTTTCCTGCGTGTGCTCCTGAATATTGACCGGACCAGCTTCATAGTTGTGCCGTTGGTTCAAACCATTTTCTCTCCCAAGCTGTTAGCACAGGGAGATTTGCCTCTGCAGTACAGGAGAAGCACAGACACTGGCATGACCCAGcaatctggccagcttcagagcttGCTTGCACCATGTGTTACTGGACATGCTCGAGACTGCAGGGTGGCTGGAAAGTCTATATAataaaaagttctgcaactttctaagtGAACTGATCAATTGTATGCTTTAGCTTGGCTGCCATACATCTTACTATTTTGTGTCTACAGTTTGTAAACATACCTGTGTGTCTCCAtagcaacagactacaaacaaaccctgtagTCTGATTCTATACTCGCTCTTCTCAATTTGCTCCCATCTGACTATATTTTTGCAAGAATTATGGGACTGATAAAAGTAAGGCCACAGGATCAAACTGCAGGGTTTTTCAGCTTATAACAGTGGAGACACAAAGAGCTGTAAAGGAGCTGAATACATAAAAGAGTAGAATTTTAAATTAAGACCATTTAGGAAGCTGCTTTATTTTTAATTTGATGCACTGGAGAAAAATGTCAAATGGTTGTCTACATAACCTGTTTTAATGTATCAATCATTTTAACATAGTATTAAAATGTGCCTTACTGTATTCAGTGTTCTAAACACCTTTTTATTAAAGTAGCATATTACAATTAAACAGTAATTTGAAATGACTTCAgatggcaaaaaatatatatttatattaatatattataattttatttttaaaccTTGTTAAGCAGGCTAGTgcacaatttttaactgcattcacTAAGTACTGATTTTTGGATGATTGTTCCCATTTAAGAAACTAAAGAAACTACAATTCGGGTAGAAAAGAAATCCATTTATGTCCAAATTATAGAAaggcatttgtttttgtttttctatatTGCAGATAAGAAGCCAGACACTCCTGAAAAATCAAACACAAAGAAAGGTAAGCCAGCTCTTCCAGGCAGCGCAAGTGACTCCTCCGCTTCATCCAAACATGATAAATATACACTTGAGGGTATGAAGGCACAGGATGAGTCCATAAGTAAAGTTCTAGATTGGTTTAGTAGACGTTCTGATTCGTTTGACCAATTGCCATCTATAGGTTTGTTGGAGAGATCAAAAACTAGTCCCCAACAGATTACCTATGTTGACAAACTGGAAGATGATGCCTTTGAACCTGAAGTCAATGAGAATGATTCACGGAAGATGAAATTAATTCCCCAAACTGGAATTTCTGAATCAAAAGAAGACCAGAAGTCCATTGATCCTGACCAGCCTAGTCCCCAAAAGATTATCACATATACTGACAAAATAGAAGATAACTCTGAACCTGGAGTCGATGAAAATGAGGCCTCAAAGAAATCCATTCCCAAAATGACTGGAATTTCTGACTATGGAGAGGACCTGAAGACCATTAATGATGACCAACCTAGTCCCCAAAAGATTATCACTTATACTGATAAAATGGAAGATGATGCCTCACAGAAGATTGAATCTATTCCTCTCATGGCTGGTACTTCTGAATCAAAAGAGGACTTGAATACTGTTGATCCTGACCAGCCAGGAGTTCAGAATATGTTAAATTCTTCCCCTATAGAACGTGAAACCATTACACCTAAAAAATTGTCATTAACAGAATTCTTGGAGTTTGGAACAAGTGGAAGTGGATGTGGAAAAATTCAGAGTAGCCTAATCGATGATGTCTCTCAAAAATATCCAGAACTTCCTAAAAGTGAAGTATTAGATAAAGACAGAGATCTTGACAAAAATATGACCACTTTTGTAACTTTAGAAGATGAAGCCTGTCCAGATGAAGCCTCTCCAACTCAACAGTCGCCTTTAACAGAAGTCTTGGAGTTTGGAACAAGTGGATGTGGAAAAATTCAGGGTAGCCTAATCAATGATGTCTCTCAAAATTATCCAGAACTTCCTAAAGTTGAAGTATTCGATAAAGACAAAGATCTTGACAAAAATATGACCACTTTTGTAACTTTAGAAGATGAAGCCTCTCCAACTCAACAGTTGCCATTAACAGAAGTCTTGGAGTTTGGAACAAGTGGAAGTGGATGTGGAAAAATTCAGAGTAGCTCAATCAATGATGATCCCTCTCAAAAATATCCACAGTTTCTAATGGATGGAGAGATCGAAAAGGACAAAGAAAGTTTGGAAAATGAAAAAGAGCATAGAGTATTGAAAGAAAAGATTGCTTCTTTGGATGTGGAAGATACAGGAGAACCGCTGGTTGATGAGAGAAAAGACCGAAATGAGGTTTTGATTTCTGCTTTAGAAAAAAGTGAACATCCAAGTTCCAAAAAGTCAGATGAAGATAAATCAGTCATGCAAAAAAGGAGAGTTGGTGATATTAAACTCTTGTGGGAAGGAGTTGGCGCTTCTCCAGATGAAGCCAAACAGCCAGTCTTGAGCAATACCAAACCTACTTTCAGCCCAGTTGACTTATTAGTTACTCCAAAAAGCAGTTCTTTAGATGGCAAAGACCAGAACATCACAAGCCTTGTGACTTTTAAAAAAGTGATAGTAGAGGATGAGGAGGATCCCATGTACCCTGTCGATCAACTGAAATCCTTTTGGGAAAATGAGAAGAACAAAAACACAATAAAGGATAAGCCTGATAGAGAATCTATGATTAATGAAGGTCGGAGTGATGACAAAGGGGCAACTTCGGAGGATCCTAGATCAAAGTTCAAAAAGTGGCACACTATTCATAATTTTTTTAATGAAGACAAATCTACTGATCTCATTAAGAAAATTCCTGGAAGAAGTATTTCACTTGGTGACAGTGCAAACGAAAGTCTAAAAGACCACATAAAACCTGCATCCTTCCAAAGTTTAAAACATTTCTGGACTACATCAAGTAAGctagacaataaaaaaaataatcaagccCTTCCTGAAAATGCAAAGAACCAGTTTGGTTCCAATCCTGACATAAGAagtaaagaatccattgtatcgagAGCTAAAGGTAGACTAGCAGCAAAGAGTTTGCAGGACATCCGAGAAGATCCCTCATCTGTTTCTCAAGATCACGTGTATAATGCAGAACTTTTCACCAGAAACTTTATCAAAGGAAATGGTCAAAATGAATATACCCAGAATGCAGTTAATGGAATTAAAACTGAAAAAAATTCTAGTAGAATTATTGGAGGAAACTATAAACTTGGGAAACCAATAAGTTCAGTTAATGTAATAGCTCAAGAAAGTTCATTACCCTCCAACCATTCAAAAACCGATACAATTCCTGATAATTGTGAAAGCAAACAAGATCGTGGGATAGTTGAAGAAAAACAAAAGGCGTTAACAGATATTGAAAAATCAGTTGCTCCAAAAAAGAGTGAAATTAGCTTAAAGTTAAAAACCTTACAGCATGAGGAACAGTCTACAAATTTTAATATGCCAGATAAAGGGCCACAAGCCACAATTTTTGAAAATTATCCGGAAGATCACACTGTTTACAGAGATGAAGAAAATGGGGAAATAAACGAAAAGGGCCGAAAAATGCTTCTTGTCAAACAAAATGGATTTGATTCTAGCTCGCCTGCGTTTTCTAATGTATCTGGTTCTCCGCAACAAAATGAGGAAAACATTTCAGAAAAAGAGCCTATTGGAAATGAACAAATATCTGACTCGAGTGAGGTGGTTAATGAGAATATTGAAAAAACAGCCATTCCACTCAACAGGAACCTATGTGACTTTGATAAAAAATTACAAAATCTATACAACGAATCTTTGCATTTGGATGACTCGCAAACTGGATATCTGA from Ranitomeya variabilis isolate aRanVar5 chromosome 3, aRanVar5.hap1, whole genome shotgun sequence includes:
- the SYTL2 gene encoding synaptotagmin-like protein 2 isoform X4 → MSMKERIHDTPREQMSNPSQFQSLKHFWNVEDKNQSKGDVDTSSNRILTDVLKRNKPTRADLRQRNSKEIPTDDLSLPNSFDSSLSEEEQTSHKVASWLAHTPTVYGAEQVDASEELVHPREEVMEDINKTLVDRNYQTKDFSSTLQKLTEDALEAPNVSKSERQRSEEILNSPFKKPYLLDERKKMTTILVNSAEKTHPTSGFYDRVVQVSSKQSPEKETKIAVDIPAVTLKQYPKEEIEESVERSVAPTKTENELKIVFQKLRDEYESNESDDEPQVEESNHPNEDQQLVETKEVIERSSIPKGNDHQEFISALSRLEIEASTPTAIEEEYEQPEKVLTLNTGSPVKSSFKIGFEHMMPTEHDTLETPQKNNVAYTVQSYPPYFEEVVEKTTAPSRKDEDDLRASLKKLEQEVALTDPSGALEDSYENTQPLQSTGNITTVHSFTIPSFDAQKMPSPSRSVEDKSNLDDLYANRTKKSTENVVNAYVDRAKEKTKYTFQEKLPVEEEPLQKTIVTTEESSADYRNRIMRLEEEGAASVPEEPEDLSEGETFHVSPAPMKDVFISKKVFSNNESMPAELPLPQPYAYDKMANSPQSPSDQTGSFTGSAENVLYKKPDTPEKSNTKKDEDKLENPKEDTLAPLENSFPENAEKFKRMSQSVPTFLQDETDGRETDSASESSFQIGRHKKSPSSLTNLSGSSGMASMSSVSGSVMSVYSGDFGNVDIKGNIEYSIEYAEQLKEFLIYIYQCKDLAAADVKKQRSDPYVKAYLLPEKAKMGKRKTAVKKKTLNPVYNEILRYKIPKESLQAQTLNLSVWHRDVLGRNSFLGEVNQDLANWEWENKQKNWYPLEPRTLASSIGLENRGEMKLSLQYIPVSPSEVGKKPNTTGEVHIWIRECIQLPMLRENKINSFVKCTILPDTSRKSRQKTRTVDKTPNPIFNHTMVYDGFKEDDLREACVELTVWDHNKLTNHFLGGIRIGQGTGKSYGTPVDWMDSSPEESTMWQKMIASPNTWIDGMLPLRMFKMAKLSK
- the SYTL2 gene encoding synaptotagmin-like protein 2 isoform X3, coding for MSMKERIHDTPREQMSNPSQFQSLKHFWNVEDKNQSKGDVDTSSNRILTDVLKRNKPTRADLRQRNSKEIPTDDLSLPNSFDSSLSEEEQTSHKVASWLAHTPTVYGAEQVDASEELVHPREEVMEDINKTLVDRNYQTKDFSSTLQKLTEDALEAPNVSKSERQRSEEILNSPFKKPYLLDERKKMTTILVNSAEKTHPTSGFYDRVVQVSSKQSPEKETKIAVDIPAVTLKQYPKEEIEESVERSVAPTKTENELKIVFQKLRDEYESNESDDEPQVEESNHPNEDQQLVETKEVIERSSIPKGNDHQEFISALSRLEIEASTPTAIEEEYEQPEKVLTLNTGSPVKSSFKIGFEHMMPTEHDTLETPQKNNVAYTVQSYPPYFEEVVEKTTAPSRKDEDDLRASLKKLEQEVALTDPSGALEDSYENTQPLQSTGNITTVHSFTIPSFDAQKMPSPSRSVEDKSNLDDLYANRTKKSTENVVNAYVDRAKEKTKYTFQEKLPVEEEPLQKTIVTTEESSADYRNRIMRLEEEGAASVPEEPEDLSEGETFHVSPAPMKDVFISKKVFSNNESMPAELPLPQPYAYDKMANSPQSPSDQTGSFTGSAENVLYKKPDTPEKSNTKKGMDESHPILNALKRSAAKTLNSKAVQEVSPTSTNEDKLENPKEDTLAPLENSFPENAEKFKRMSQSVPTFLQDETDGRETDSASESSFQIGRHKKSPSSLTNLSGSSGMASMSSVSGSVMSVYSGDFGNVDIKGNIEYSIEYAEQLKEFLIYIYQCKDLAAADVKKQRSDPYVKAYLLPEKAKMGKRKTAVKKKTLNPVYNEILRYKIPKESLQAQTLNLSVWHRDVLGRNSFLGEVNQDLANWEWENKQKNWYPLEPRTLASSIGLENRGEMKLSLQYIPVSPSEVGKKPNTTGEVHIWIRECIQLPMLRENKINSFVKCTILPDTSRKSRQKTRTVDKTPNPIFNHTMVYDGFKEDDLREACVELTVWDHNKLTNHFLGGIRIGQGTGKSYGTPVDWMDSSPEESTMWQKMIASPNTWIDGMLPLRMFKMAKLSK